One Hippoglossus hippoglossus isolate fHipHip1 chromosome 13, fHipHip1.pri, whole genome shotgun sequence genomic window carries:
- the sphkap gene encoding A-kinase anchor protein SPHKAP isoform X4 translates to MLPSLFTALQTFTELNFQSSAMFEGSESVEVEGGSADSTVASSISACKKVLCSNSVLDSSDYWLRNEKTLCRLGLLDDDAEGSCTMICFVNLDPQKTDCRDDKNMKKLASVSPDLPKLIELLTVHQPKENEILLFGGLEASDACQTHPHPPSQGRQQRSTGVCLVQCSGQRRCTKPGGIIFEINKFLIGLQWGKERQHQHGRAAGQRVDDDTNRSISSIEEDFTTASEHLGDDSEDDGFRNEPESGDLAESLVEVAQKHCVRLACQRGQLARHQGKEDTEGKREGHQLATCLHAKESAGHYATNLAESVLQDAFIRLSQDETSFVSEAAVSVSLASQLSNFTGPSKAKEPSQQRTCSFELPKIVIVQSPDNSDGSAEWPETQVSHAPNQDITAKARETTENETQVHIPHHNGGHASKHVELALACAASVIGTITTPQLTEQLAMHTASEENTEEALQDPEKKGDYSVSSAMCGMAQVAGAVAAVEIAEESGEGCDSDADSTEIFTASRGLMSVAEATAAFTLHCSVAGGTSVEAFRANIAEVLHREAAEVLTQPQGYKSVAHLLEATHNKIVDGITCPQKSCMDEREVDDLINEVADSLFKHAIEKAKKKKELEGTGKDAPSLQVCLQDSVNNLLFDILCLTQKKISHISQSNQGSFETQECDTCVRESATTKENKDVLSQLQCLAHHNQSTNSDNHSGTLHCTDKLTMVSGLKEKYLSEESDALSSTTNNKEQQSLCRQSLFKSASLPAHDYQPGSGAIREPLSEIPVYNTERRGRLVTGRDSRQASLTPQSSLNSCSSLLSFRMDSESRTPITCYADDLAATVVSMATELAAICLENSNGKQPWFCALKGSSPEGPEAYLIPACRTVLRRKEGQSSNAASKKHRAPRLSEIKRKTEEQPELMERLVNRVVDESVNLDEPQDPFALFASEVTARIMNCPELNVVDTSKTGQPRSRLQCERWSRGKASSYESIPEEDADPSGTPNTLGPGSRLGQNLSRGSSISKQSSCESITDEFSRFMVNQMETEGRGFDLLLDYYAGKNASSILSAAVQQAASKKNGHLNIRASSCLSKQSSTESITEEFYRFMLRDMDKENREYGIAKTKEWSNSLFPPSVRTPFCIRQSSVPDRRSSDSRLTVNSPIKANSFDGFARNMHGDTLNTYPANSVSAMGLCKSDSCLYQRGKTDQITDMLIHETWSSSIESLMRKNKIIADPEDSIELEASVDSQPHVQEFANRLAADIVDIGKSALVGQQDAAGSTSGSHQQPYMPVGERRRGFKQSHLSCSRSRSSQDQAGTGVGSGASDISATRMRGPRDVPLIHIEGDHRQEEALSNPERLRRQETPPDQSTAKHTERAAAISGSSERDRPAAAVSAVVKRDKRSMSASSEESMGSWSHITPEDDPHEETSSFIQLSEGTGTSSASSLGLADLDTFSDVPSQSTVISEETEKGRVAGTRENVFEGGSARGAGGGGNLREMLVVNCDLELEGLDSELRVALQWIAASELGLPALYFIKSKEKRVAKVNRASQIKNIHLD, encoded by the exons GGCCGGCAGCAGAGAAGCACGGGCGTGTGCCTGGTTCAGTGTTCGGGGCAGAGACGATGCACCAAACCCGGAGGCATCATCTTCGAGATCAACAAGTTCCTGATCGGTTTGCAGTGGGGAAAAGAGCGGCAGCACCAGCACGGCCGAGCGGCAGGGCAGCGGGTTGACGACGACACCAATCGCTCCATCTCGTCCATAGAGGAAGACTTCACGACCGCTTCAGAACACCTGGGAGATGACAGCGAGGATGATGGCTTCAGAAATG AGCCCGAGAGTGGTGATCTGGCAGAGAGCTTGGTGGAGGTTGCACAGAAACACTGTGTCAGACTTGCATGTCAGAGGGGACAGCTGGCCCGTCACCAGGGCAAGGAGGATACTGAGGGGAAAAGGGAAGGGCATCAACTTGCAACTTGTCTCCATGCCAAGGAATCAGCTGGTCACTACGCCACCAATCTGGCCGAGTCAGTATTGCAAGATGCCTTCATACGCCTCTCTCAAGATGAAACCTCCTTTGTCTCTGAGGCGGCTGTCAGTGTGTCTCTTGCAAGTCAGCTGTCCAACTTCACTGGTCCTTCAAAGGCGAAAGAGCCTTCCCAACAACGCACCTGCTCTTTTGAACTCCCCAAGATTGTTATAGTTCAAAGCCCAGACAATTCTGATGGGTCTGCAGAATGGCCAGAGACACAGGTGTCCCATGCGCCCAACCAGGATATCACAGCTAAAGCCAGAGAGACGACAGAAAATGAGACACAGGTTCATATTCCACACCACAATGGAGGACACGCCTCAAAACATGTCGAGCTGGCTTTGGCCTGTGCTGCCAGTGTCATTGGCACCATTACTACCCCACAGTTGACAGAACAGCTCGCCATGCACACTGCTTcggaagaaaacacagaggaggcgcTGCAGGACCCAGAGAAGAAAGGTGACTACTCTGTCTCCTCAGCCATGTGTGGCATGGCTCAGGTAGCTGGCGCTGTAGCAGCTGTGGAGATAGCAGAGGAGTCAGGGGAGGGCTGCGATTCTGATGCAGATTCCACTGAAATCTTCACAGCATCCCGGGGTCTGATGTCTGTCGCCGAGGCCACTGCAGCCTTCACATTGCACTGCAGTGTGGCAGGGGGTACCAGTGTTGAAGCGTTTCGCGCTAACATTGCTGAGGTCCTGCACAGGGAAGCTGCGGAGGTGCTGACTCAGCCACAAGGATACAAAAGTGTAGCTCACTTGCTGGAAGCTACACATAACAAGATAGTAGACGGCATTACTTGTCCACAAAAATCCTGCATGGATGAAAGGGAGGTGGATGACTTAATAAATGAAGTTGCAGACAGCCTATTTAAGCATGCAATagagaaagcaaagaaaaagaaagagctgGAGGGGACTGGAAAAGATGCACCAAGCCTCCAGGTTTGTCTGCAGGACAGTGTCAACAACTTGCTGTTTGATATCCTTTGCCTGACGCAGAAGAAAATCAGTCACATCTCTCAAAGCAACCAAGGATCATTTGAGACACAAGAGTGTGATACATGTGTTAGGGAGTCTGCAACTACGAAGGAGAACAAGGATGTGTTAAGTCAATTACAGTGCTTAGCTCACCATAACCAATCCACTAATAGCGACAACCACAGTGGCACACTGCACTGCACAGACAAGCTTACCATGGTTTCTGGGCTAAAGGAAAAATATTTGTCTGAGGAATCGGATGCATTGTCctccacaacaaacaacaaagagcaACAGTCATTGTGCAGACAAAGTCTGTTTAAATCCGCCTCCTTGCCTGCCCATGACTACCAGCCGGGCAGCGGTGCCATAAGAGAACCTTTGAGTGAAATCCCAGTTtacaacacagagaggaggggacgACTGGTCACAGGAAGGGATAGCAGACAGGCCTCCCTCACCCCACAGTCCTCCCTCAACTCTTGCAGTTCTCTACTGTCCTTCAGAATGGACTCAGAATCCAGGACACCTATTACCTGCTATGCTGATGATTTGGCTGCTACAGTGGTGTCTATGGCCACAGAACTAGCGGCTATCTGCCTGGAGAACTCCAATGGCAAACAACCCTGGTTCTGTGCATTAAAAGGGTCGTCTCCTGAAGGGCCAGAAGCCTACTTGATTCCTGCTTGTCGCACAGTGCTCAGGAGGAAAGAGGGTCAGAGCAGCAATGCCGCTTCCAAGAAACACCGGGCACCACGCCTCAGTGagatcaaaagaaaaacagaggagcagCCAGAACTAATGGAGCGGCTTGTGAACCGAGTGGTGGACGAGTCAGTCAACCTCGATGAACCACAGGACCCATTTGCCCTCTTTGCCTCAGAAGTCACAGCTAGGATCATGAACTGCCCTGAGCTTAATGTGGTAGATACTTCCAAAACAGGCCAGCCACGCAGCAGGCTGCAGTGTGAAAGGTGGAGCCGTGGGAAGGCATCTAGTTATGAGAGTATACCAGAAGAAGACGCAGATCCCTCAGGCACACCCAACACACTCGGGCCTGGCAGTCGTTTAGGTCAGAACTTGAGTCGTGGTAGCTCAATCTCTAAGCAGTCCAGCTGTGAGAGTATCACAGATGAGTTCTCACGGTTCATGGTAAACCAGATGGAGACTGAGGGCAGGGGCTTTGACCTTCTGTTGGACTACTACGCAGGGAAAAATGCCAGCAGCattctgtctgcagctgtgcaACAGGCTGCATCAAAGAAAAATGGTCACCTTAATATCAGGGCCTCATCCTGTCTGTCCAAACAGTCGAGCACAGAGAGCATCACAGAGGAGTTCTACAGGTTTATGCTTCGGGACATGGATAAGGAGAACAGAGAGTATGGCATTGCCAAGACTAAAGAATGGAGCAACAGCCTGTTTCCCCCTTCTGTTAGGACACCGTTCTGCATACGACAATCATCTGTCCCAGACCGGCGCTCCTCAGACTCACGGCTGACTGTCAACTCACCCATTAAAGCAAACTCTTTTGATGGATTTGCCCGCAACATGCATGGAGACACGCTGAATACCTACCCCGCCAACTCTGTGTCAGCCATGGGACTGTGTAAGTCAGACTCTTGCCTCTATCAAAGGGGTAAGACTGACCAGATTACTGATATGCTGATTCATGAGACCTGGTCGAGCTCGATTGAGTCCTTGATGAGAAAGAacaagatcattgctgatccaGAAGACAGTATTGAGCTGGAGGCTTCAGTTGACTCCCAGCCCCACGTGCAGGAGTTTGCCAATCGCCTGGCAGCTGACATAGTGGATATTGGCAAGTCTGCACTCGTAGGCCAGCAAGATGCAGCTGGGAGCACGTCTGGGTCGCACCAACAGCCATATATGCCTGTTGGTGAAAGAAGAAGGGGGTTCAAACAATCTCATCTCAGTTGTAGTCGGAGTAGGTCCAGCCAGGACCAAGCTGGTACTGGAGTAGGATCCGGGGCTAGTGACATCAGCGCAACCCGCATGAGGGGCCCCAGAGATGTGCCACTGATCCACATTGAGGGAGATCATAGGCAAGAGGAGGCTCTTTCAAACCCTGAAAGGCTTCGACGTCAGGAAACCCCACCAGACCAGTCTACTGCCAAGCATACGGAGAGAGCTGCAGCCATCAGCGGCAG CAGTGAGAGGGACAGGCCAGCTGCGGCGGTGTCTGCAGTAGTGAAGAGGGACAAGCGTTCAATGAGTGCTAGCAGTGAAGAGAGCATGGGGAGCTGGTCCCATATAACCCCAGAGGATGACCCCCACGAGGAGACGAGTAGTTTTATCCAGCTGAGCGAGGG GACCGGGACCAGCAGCGCATCCAGCCTAGGCCTGGCAGACCTGGATACTTTTTCTGATGTGCCCTCTCAGAGCACAGTGATCAG cgAGGAGACGGAGAAAGGCCGTGTGGCAGGAACCAGGGAGAATGTATTTG AGGGCGGATCAGCGAGGGGGGCCGGCGGCGGTGGAAACCTCAGGGAGATGTTGGTGGTAAACTGTGACCTCGAGCTGGAGGGCCTGGACTCTGAGCTGAGGGTGGCCCTGCAGTGGATCGCTGCCTCTGAGCTCGGCCTTCCTGCGCTCTACTTCATCAAGTCCAAAGAGAAGAGAGTTGCAAAGGTAAACAGAgcaagtcaaattaaaaacatacacTTGGACT AA